A genomic region of Miscanthus floridulus cultivar M001 chromosome 3, ASM1932011v1, whole genome shotgun sequence contains the following coding sequences:
- the LOC136546400 gene encoding transcription factor bHLH94-like, which yields MALEAVVLSQQQSQQGSRFGCGAMAAGGPWSGLLFSGMEGVVEMGGTGGGWDVAACSPPQLLRELGDNRAARAVPVASGRCASGGTGQDAPALAVTATAASGRRKRRRTRPVKNEEEVESQRMIHIAVERNRRKQMNEYLASLRCLMPPAYTQRGDQASIVGGAINFVKELEQLLQSLEAQRRSRRRPADGPDDAGPFADFFTFPQYSMCAVVAAPENTDHREGAGLEEGSSGSKPSAVADVEATMVESHANLRVLSRRRPMQLLRLVLGLQGHRLSVLHLNMSSAGHMVLYSFSLKVEGDCQLTSVDEIAAAAHQIVEKINEEQGCSLE from the exons ATGGCACTGGAGGCCGTGGTGCTTTCCCAGCAGCAGTCCCAGCAAGGCAGTCGCTTTGGGTGCGGTGCCATGGCAGCAGGAGGGCCTTGGAGTGGCCTGTTGTTTAGTGGAATGGAGGGGGTGGTGGAGATGGGTGGCACTGGCGGCGGCTGGGACGTGGCCGCGTGCTCACCGCCGCAGCTCCTGCGTGAGCTGGGTGACAACCGGGCTGCCCGCGCGGTGCCTGTGGCGTCCGGGAGGTGTGCGAGTGGCGGCACCGGTCAGGATGCCCCGGCACTGGCTGTGACTGCTACAGCGGCGTCCGGGAGAAGGAAGCGGCGAAGGACGAGGCCGGTGAAGAACGAGGAGGAAGTGGAGAGCCAGCGGATGATCCACATTGCCGTGGAGCGCAACCGCCGCAAGCAGATGAACGAGTACCTCGCCTCGCTCCGCTGCCTCATGCCGCCCGCCTACACGCAACGG GGCGATCAGGCGTCCATCGTCGGCGGCGCGATCAACTTCGTCAAGGAGCTGGAGCAGCTGCTCCAGTCGCTGGAGGCGCAGAGGCGTTCCCGGCGGCGCCCTGCCGACGGTCCCGACGACGCAGGGCCGTTCGCGGACTTCTTCACCTTTCCGCAGTACTCGATGTGCGCTGTCGTCGCGGCCCCAGAGAACACCGACCACCGTGAGGGCGCCGGCTTAGAGGAGGGGTCGTCCGGGTCGAAGCCGTCGGCCGTGGCCGACGTGGAGGCGACCATGGTGGAGAGCCACGCGAACCTTCGGGTGCTGTCCCGGCGCCGGCCGATGCAGCTGCTGCGCCTGGTGCTGGGACTCCAGGGCCACCGCCTCTCCGTGCTCCACCTCAACATGAGCAGCGCCGGCCACATGGTGCTCTACTCGTTTAGCCTCAAG GTGGAGGGTGATTGCCAGCTTACCTCTGTGGATGAGATTGCAGCTGCGGCTCATCAGATCGTCGAGAAGATCAATGAAGAACAAGGCTGCAGCTTAGAATAG